In Mycobacterium sp. Aquia_213, the sequence CTGCGGGGCTGCGAGGTAAGCGAATTGGATTCCGCCGGGCATCACGCCCTGCTGCACCACCTCGGCGCCGTGGTTCGCGGCGTCGGCCAGTGCCGCATCGAATTGCTCGGGGCTTTCGGCCTCCATGCAGATGTGGTGCAAACCCGGCCCACAGGCGCGAAGAAATTCACTATAGACGTTCTCCCCGCTGACCGGTTCGATCAGCTCCAGCTGCATGTCGCCGAGATAGCTCAAGGAGATGCTGGCGACGAAGTCGGCCGGCTTGCCACGGTAGCTGCAGCTATCCGGAGCAAAGTGCACCTCGGGTATCCGCACCCACTTCCGGGCGCCTAATAGGCCGGTGAGAGCCGTTTCGGTGGCATCCAGATTCTGGGTAACCCAGGCGATCTGTATCGGTGATTGAACTTCAAGCGTCATCGTTTGGCAGGATAGCCCAGTCTGTCGGCGCCCAGAAAGGGCCAGAAAGTCTTTGCCGTAATCCGGTGCTCGGCGCCTGGAAACGTCGGGTGAACATGTTCTAATTCGGCCGGCCGGCTCGGTGCGGTCAGTGCTGGGCGAGCATGTCCACCAACAGGCCGAGCTGAGTGTCGAAGACGGCCTCCGGATCGGTCACGGTGTCGGCGCCGTACTGGCCGAACACCTCGAGGCTGATGGCCCCCAGCACCCCGGCCCAGAACAAGAAGCACTTGGCGATGACGGCGTCGTCGCCGGGAAAGCTGAACTCTTGCCGGATCCGGTCGAAATCAGACGACATCGGTTGGGAGACAACAGTATTGGTCAGCCTGATATCTCCGGTGGTGATCCCGGCGGCGATGGCGTCGAAGATGGCTCCCACCACGCGGGTGCCGACGCCGACGGTGCGCTCGGCGGGCGCGTGATATCCGGGAACCGGGCTGCCGTACAGCAGCGCCCATTGCTCGGGATGCTCCACCGCCCAGCGCCGCGCCGCCCGGGCGATGGCGACGACGTCGTCACTCCACAGTTCGTCCGCGGTGTCGCGGGCCCGGTCCACCGCGTTGGCCAGGTCCGAATAGGCGTCGATGAGCAGCAGGGTGAGCAATTCGTCTCGGCTGGACACGTATCGGTACACCGCCGAGGAGACCATGCCCAGGTCGCGCGCGATCGCACGCAGCGACAGCCCGGCCGCGCCGCGATCGACCAGGTGGCGACGGCCCAGCTCGACGATGCGCGTCTCGATCTGTTCCCGCGACTCCTGGCGTTTGCCCACGTGGCCAGTGTGACACAAATCGAGATCACCGCTCTTGCTTTTCGATGAGTGTTGTGCCATTGTGACCAAGCAAGAGAGCACTGCTCTCAAGTGTTCCGAATGCCGGCCGAGAGGATCCACGATGTCCACCCGCTACGAAGAACCCAACCGGGCCGCCCGCGCCGGTAACGCCGTCATCCGCTTGCTCGCCGACCTCGGGGTCAGCATCGCCGGAACCCGGGCGCTGCGGGTCCGGGGACGCAAGTCGGGCAAGCAGCGCGCCGTGGTGATCAACCTGCTGACCATCGACGGTGTGGACTACCTCGTCTCGCCGAGGGGCAACACGCAGTGGGCGCGCAACGTCAGGGCCGCCGGCGTCGTCGAAGTGGGGCCGCGCTGGCGGCGGCGACGCGTCGAGGCCATCGAGGTCGACGACGCGGCCAAGCCGGCGTTGTTGAAGCGCTACCTGGACAGGTGGTACTGGCAGGTCAAGGGCTATGTGGCCGGCCTGACGCCGGAGTCCAGCGAGGACGAGTTCCGGGCCGGCGCACCGTCGATACCGGTGTTCGTGCTCAGGTCACTCTGACGTGGCTAGCCGGGGTTGACTTGCCCTGACATGTCCTGGTGAACCTGTTCCGAGGTGGACCGCCACGACACGGCCGCGGGAAAGTCGCCCCACATGCTGTTGAAGATGCCGACGATCTGTCCGGGACCGCCGCCGGCCAGGTAGACCGGTCCGCCCGAGTCGCCCGGGTGGCTCTGGACGCCGTGGGACATGGTGAACCAGCCGTTGTTCACGGCTTCGACGGTCCCGCAGGTCTCACCGGTGGACACGCCGAAG encodes:
- a CDS encoding VOC family protein codes for the protein MTLEVQSPIQIAWVTQNLDATETALTGLLGARKWVRIPEVHFAPDSCSYRGKPADFVASISLSYLGDMQLELIEPVSGENVYSEFLRACGPGLHHICMEAESPEQFDAALADAANHGAEVVQQGVMPGGIQFAYLAAPQAAVPFVEIAYISPEMRAFYDYIKQEQG
- a CDS encoding TetR/AcrR family transcriptional regulator yields the protein MGKRQESREQIETRIVELGRRHLVDRGAAGLSLRAIARDLGMVSSAVYRYVSSRDELLTLLLIDAYSDLANAVDRARDTADELWSDDVVAIARAARRWAVEHPEQWALLYGSPVPGYHAPAERTVGVGTRVVGAIFDAIAAGITTGDIRLTNTVVSQPMSSDFDRIRQEFSFPGDDAVIAKCFLFWAGVLGAISLEVFGQYGADTVTDPEAVFDTQLGLLVDMLAQH
- a CDS encoding nitroreductase/quinone reductase family protein → MSTRYEEPNRAARAGNAVIRLLADLGVSIAGTRALRVRGRKSGKQRAVVINLLTIDGVDYLVSPRGNTQWARNVRAAGVVEVGPRWRRRRVEAIEVDDAAKPALLKRYLDRWYWQVKGYVAGLTPESSEDEFRAGAPSIPVFVLRSL